A region from the Engraulis encrasicolus isolate BLACKSEA-1 chromosome 18, IST_EnEncr_1.0, whole genome shotgun sequence genome encodes:
- the LOC134468762 gene encoding G-protein coupled receptor family C group 6 member A-like has translation MLGAIHTIEVVNEMKFLHNVKLGYVVYDSCADTTKALHSVQHLLSINGSLPILDDYSEFRPEAKVILGERYSLLSIPIAKLLSVYLFPQISTKSSADKLSDRLRHPSFFRVIPSDVHQTEALAQLIYHFGWNWVGLVSNDEDYGRGAHQSFLKHAAGAGVCVAYEEVIPHYLEHEQSEQRIKEVARRIQQSDAKVVMVILRLHQVKLLFEEMIRINTSRVWIASDSWSRSTLLIGMQDIDKVGDIIGLNFITGKIPGFEHYLYNITVKPGVRNDLIEEYQHIIGCSGSSPRPCSFPIPDGPGWLFGERVAIWAIAHALRDLLRCDDTSCPGETNFPPYKLVEKLRKVNFTLDDDKEEYKYFSEDGDFEEGYDVLLWDSGAARTIGKFNVHTKQVNIFSSSDIVWNVGPNNTKPSSQCSESCKPGYFKKASKVFCCYTCLPCSEGKFSSEYDADECRACQNGTWSLIGQSKCEARRESYLKWSEPYPIALLVAVGIGLLFLLICFVCFIVKRHALIIKASNLLMSCFMMFGLAVSFGSVVLFMDKPSRPLCQAQQALYGLGLTLCVSCILVKAFRTFLAFMAFDPVRRDRLSKLYKPVVIMVLLTSVQGFICLFWLIFDSPGVDPTPPSNQSMVHVLQCSEGSKIGFGVMHGYIALLALVCFLLAFKGRRVPHDFNETGVIIFSILIHLFVWLCFIPIYITKNESRPIVQASAILVSNYGIIFCLLVPKCYRAIFGRNTAEKIRKRLRNFTDLPPSVEPSPLAIGEGEDNRSASMTFGPRPFPDSTDSGIINGSISHWGRMSSIWETGTSASISTNGGMTNRIHMCARPESL, from the exons ATGCTTGGTGCCATCCACACCATTGAGGTCGTCAATGAGATGAAATTCCTCCACAATGTTAAACTTGGATATGTTGTGTATGACTCGTGTGCTGATACCACCAAAGCTCTCCACTCTGTGCAACACCTGCTGTCTATCAATGGCTCTTTGCCCATCTTGGATGACTACTCTGAGTTTCGTCCAGAAGCAAAGGTTATCCTGGGGGAGCGGTACTCACTATTGAGTATCCCTATAGCCAAGCTTCTCAGCGTATATCTCTTCCCTCAG ATAAGTACAAAATCATCTGCTGATAAACTGAGTGATCGGCTGAGGCACCCAAGCTTCTTCCGAGTGATCCCCAGTGACGTGCACCAGACTGAGGCTTTGGCACAGCTGATATATCACTTTGGATGGAACTGGGTGGGCCTGGTCTCCAATGACGAAGATTACGGCAGAGGCGCTCACCAGAGTTTCCTGAAGCATGCAGCaggtgctggggtgtgtgtggcCTATGAGGAGGTCATTCCACACTATCTGGAGCATGAGCAGAGTGAGCAACGAATCAAAGAGGTGGCCAGACGGATACAACAATCTGATGCAAAG GTGGTGATGGTGATCCTCAGACTTCACCAAGTGAAGCTGCTGTTTGAGGAGATGATTCGAATCAACACATCTCGAGTATGGATCGCTAGTGACTCTTGGTCCAGATCAACATTATTGATCGGCATGCAAGACATTGACAAG GTTGGAGACATTATTGGATTGAATTTCATCACAGGTAAAATACCTGGCTTTGAACATTACTTGTATAATATAACAGTCAAGCCAGGGGTGAGAAATGACTTAATTGAAGAGTACCAACACATCATTGGCTGCTCTGGCAGCTCACCCAGACCTTGCAGTTTTCCTATCCCGGACGGTCCCGGATGGCTCTTTGGTGAGAGAGTGGCCATTTGGGCAATAGCACATGCCCTGAGAGACCTACTCAGGTGCGATGACACATCTTGCCCAGGAGAGACCAACTTCCCTCCATATAAG CTTGTTGAAAAGCTCCGTAAAGTGAACTTCACACTTGATGACGATAAAGAAGAGTACAAGTACTTCAGCGAGGATGGTGACTTTGAAGAAGGTTATGATGTACTCTTGTGGGATTCTGGTGCCGCTAGAACCATAGGGAAATTCAACGTACATACAAAACAAGTGAACATCTTCTCTTCTTCTGATATCGTCTGGAATGTTGGACCAAACAACACT AAACCTTCATCACAGTGCTCAGAATCATGCAAACCTGGCTATTTCAAGAAGGCGTCAAAAGTTTTTTGCTGCTACACCTGCCTTCCTTGCAGTGAGGGGAAGTTCTCCTCTGAATACG ATGCAGATGAGTGCCGTGCTTGTCAGAACGGAACTTGGTCTCTGATAGGACAGTCTAAATGTGAAGCACGCAGAGAGTCGTATCTGAAGTGGTCTGAACCATATCCCATTGCTCTGCTGGTGGCTGTTGGCATTGGACTGCTTTTTCTCTTGATATGCTTTGTGTGTTTCATCGTCAAACGGCATGCCTTAATTATCAAAGCCTCCAATCTCCTCATGTCTTGCTTCATGATGTTCGGCCTGGCGGTCAGTTTTGGCAGCGTGGTCCTGTTCATGGACAAACCCAGCAGACCACTTTGTCAAGCCCAGCAAGCCTTGTACGGACTGGgcctcactctctgtgtctcttgcaTTCTGGTCAAAGCCTTCCGCACATTCCTGGCCTTCATGGCATTCGACCCTGTGCGACGTGATAGACTGAGCAAGCTCTACAAGCCAGTGGTCATCATGGTCCTGTTGACCAGTGTCCAGGGGTTCATCTGCCTTTTCTGGCTGATCTTTGACAGCCCAGGTGTAGATCCAACACCCCCATCCAACCAGAGCATGGTGCATGTTTTGCAGTGTAGCGAGGGCTCGAAAATAGGTTTCGGAGTCATGCATGGCTACATCGCCTTGTTGGCGCTCGTTTGCTTCCTGCTAGCGTTCAAAGGAAGAAGGGTTCCGCACGATTTCAACGAGACAGGGGTCATCATCTTCAGCATACTCATCCACTTGTTCGTGTGGCTCTGCTTCATTCCCATCTACATCACCAAGAACGAGTCGCGTCCCATCGTGCAGGCCTCAGCCATCCTGGTCTCCAACTACGGAATCATATTCTGCCTCCTCGTGCCCAAGTGCTACCGAGCCATATTTGGCAGAAACACTGCAGAGAAGATAAGGAAGCGTCTGCGAAATTTCACAGACCTCCCGCCTTCTGTGGAGCCCTCTCCTCTGGCAATAGGGGAGGGGGAAGACAATCGGTCCGCATCCATGACTTTTGGTCCTCGTCCGTTCCCAGATTCAACAGATTCTGGGATTATAAATGGCAGT